The genome window GCCACTGCTTTATACTTTTGTATTCCATGTTTCTACATCTTTTGAATTTTGCTTTCACGAGGGAGGGGGGTCTGGATGCCGGCTTTAAGTCCAGCAGTAATGATTTCCTCAAGCTGTTTCAAGTATTTCTTGCTTGAGGCAAGGGCCTCTTTCACAGACCGTTTTCCGTACAGGCCCACGAATGCATAAAAAAAGTCCATTCGAAGAAAATTACGTATAACGTTACCCCATGAATAAAACTTTGCCATGGCCCGCAATGTCTCCATATGAAGCTCAAAGGCAGTCATCAGTTTTGGCTCAAACACAGCATGATGGGCGTCATATTTGCTCCAGTCTGTGTGGATAATGCGTCCTCCTTGTGTAAGTTCTTCAAAAACAGGGGTTCCCGGAAGAGGGGTAAGCATCATGAACTGGATGGAATTTATGTTGAGGCGGCTGGCAAATTTCTGTGTGCTCCTGATTGTCTCAATATCATCTGTGTCTCCTCCTAAGACGAACATCCCGTGGATTTTAATAGAGGCGTCTTTAAGGGTTTTGATGCAACCAATTATATCCTCTACCTTCTGATGTTTGTTGTAAAGGGCAAGGGTCCTGGGGTTTATGGATTCAAATCCTATAAAGACATTAAAGCACCCTGTCCTGGCCATAAGCTCTAAAAGCTCAGGGTCATTAGCAATGTCTGTGCGCATCTGTGCTGACCATTCTATACGGATACCCTCCTCAAGCATCCTTCTAAGAAGGGACTTGGTGCGCTCCTTGTTAGCTGCAAAGTTATCGTCAATAAAAAAGATATGTGCCTTTCTGGATGCAACAGCCCTTATTTCCTCCATAACCCTTTCAATGGACTTAAAACGGTATCTCCTTCCAAACATAGGGATAACAGAACAAAACTTACAGTTGAAGGGACAGCCCCTC of Nitrospirota bacterium contains these proteins:
- a CDS encoding B12-binding domain-containing radical SAM protein, translating into MRNNKLENQVDFKVAFLKFYKYVIFCQKEVPIKNIYFIEAKSPGAHIFSRKPFPRLGTILLATILRDRGYNTKVFIEDLSEPDWKTLEEADIIGISTITSTAPRAYQLAKKFSEKGIPIVLGGPHPTFLPEEGLKYADYVVRGEGEETVVELVEHLTSGLSLNNIKGLSYKERDGQIVHNPGRELLQDMDTAPIPDFSLVHKWGEKAVIPIATSRGCPFNCKFCSVIPMFGRRYRFKSIERVMEEIRAVASRKAHIFFIDDNFAANKERTKSLLRRMLEEGIRIEWSAQMRTDIANDPELLELMARTGCFNVFIGFESINPRTLALYNKHQKVEDIIGCIKTLKDASIKIHGMFVLGGDTDDIETIRSTQKFASRLNINSIQFMMLTPLPGTPVFEELTQGGRIIHTDWSKYDAHHAVFEPKLMTAFELHMETLRAMAKFYSWGNVIRNFLRMDFFYAFVGLYGKRSVKEALASSKKYLKQLEEIITAGLKAGIQTPLPRESKIQKM